In the Takifugu flavidus isolate HTHZ2018 chromosome 11, ASM371156v2, whole genome shotgun sequence genome, one interval contains:
- the rab23 gene encoding ras-related protein Rab-23 isoform X2, which produces MLEEDMEVAIKVVVVGNGAVGKSSMIQRYCKGIFTKDYKKTIGVDFLERQIAVNDEEVRLMLWDTAGQEEFDAITKAYYRGAQACVLVFSTTDRESFQAIDSWREKVEAEVGDVPTVLVQNKIDLLEETVIKSEEAEALAKRLKLRFYRASVKEDLNVNEVFKCLADKYLQRLRQQAAETEVVHMTSNKIGVFNTTSSTTCSQNSSNGKEVITLRPNKQRTKKSKNPFGGCSLL; this is translated from the exons ATGTTGGAGGAGGACATGGAAGTGGCCATCAAGGTGGTCGTGGTCGGCAACGGAGCCGTGGGCAAGTCCAGCATGATCCAGCGCTACTGCAAGGGCATCTTCACAAAAGACTACAAGAAGACCATCGGCGTGGACTTCCTGGAGCGGCAGATCGC TGTCAACGACGAGGAGGTGCGGCTGATGCTGTGGGACACCGCCGGGCAGGAGGAGTTTGACGCCATTACCAAGGCCTACTACCGCG GAGCCCAAGCGTGCGTGCTGGTCTTCTCCACCACAGACAGGGAGTCGTTTCAGGCTATTGACAGCTGGAGGGAGAAGGTCGAGGCCGAGGTGGGAGACGTTCCCACCGTCCTGGTGCAGAACAAAATCGACCTGCTGGAAGAGACCGTGATAAAGAG CGAGGAGGCGGAGGCCTTGGCCAAGCGGCTGAAGCTGAGATTTTACCGAGCTTCGGTAAAAGAGGACCTGAACGTCAACGAGG TCTTTAAATGCCTGGCTGACAAATACCTTCAACGACTCCGACAGCAAGCGGCCGAGACGGAGGTGGTCCACATGACCAGCAATAAAATCG GCGTTTTTAATACCACGAGCAGCACCACGTGCAGCCAGAACTCCAGCAACGGCAAAGAGGTCATCACCCTGCGACCCAACAAACAGAGAACCAAGAAGAGCAAAAATCCTTTCGGGGGCTGCAGCCTTCTATAG
- the rab23 gene encoding ras-related protein Rab-23 isoform X1 gives MLEEDMEVAIKVVVVGNGAVGKSSMIQRYCKGIFTKDYKKTIGVDFLERQIAVNDEEVRLMLWDTAGQEEFDAITKAYYRGSVDQLLSDIPGAQACVLVFSTTDRESFQAIDSWREKVEAEVGDVPTVLVQNKIDLLEETVIKSEEAEALAKRLKLRFYRASVKEDLNVNEVFKCLADKYLQRLRQQAAETEVVHMTSNKIGVFNTTSSTTCSQNSSNGKEVITLRPNKQRTKKSKNPFGGCSLL, from the exons ATGTTGGAGGAGGACATGGAAGTGGCCATCAAGGTGGTCGTGGTCGGCAACGGAGCCGTGGGCAAGTCCAGCATGATCCAGCGCTACTGCAAGGGCATCTTCACAAAAGACTACAAGAAGACCATCGGCGTGGACTTCCTGGAGCGGCAGATCGC TGTCAACGACGAGGAGGTGCGGCTGATGCTGTGGGACACCGCCGGGCAGGAGGAGTTTGACGCCATTACCAAGGCCTACTACCGCG GTTCAGTAGATCAGCTGTTGTCTGACATTCCAGGAGCCCAAGCGTGCGTGCTGGTCTTCTCCACCACAGACAGGGAGTCGTTTCAGGCTATTGACAGCTGGAGGGAGAAGGTCGAGGCCGAGGTGGGAGACGTTCCCACCGTCCTGGTGCAGAACAAAATCGACCTGCTGGAAGAGACCGTGATAAAGAG CGAGGAGGCGGAGGCCTTGGCCAAGCGGCTGAAGCTGAGATTTTACCGAGCTTCGGTAAAAGAGGACCTGAACGTCAACGAGG TCTTTAAATGCCTGGCTGACAAATACCTTCAACGACTCCGACAGCAAGCGGCCGAGACGGAGGTGGTCCACATGACCAGCAATAAAATCG GCGTTTTTAATACCACGAGCAGCACCACGTGCAGCCAGAACTCCAGCAACGGCAAAGAGGTCATCACCCTGCGACCCAACAAACAGAGAACCAAGAAGAGCAAAAATCCTTTCGGGGGCTGCAGCCTTCTATAG